AGAAAAGCAATTAACCGCAGAGAACACAGAGAAAACAACACGCGGAGAGCCGCAGAGAAAATGCAATCTTGTATTCTCAGCGGTTCTCTGCGTAAAACCTCAGCGAACTCTGCGGTAAAAATGTATTTGCGTAACATCAGTGATTAAGAAAGAAAAAATCTGTGAATCAGTGGCATATTTGTATTTTTTGCGTAAGTCCTGATATGAGAAAGTCATTTCCTGATATGAGAAAATGAAAAAAACAAGTTTGTCTAAACCTTCATTTATTCGCTAAAAATGGAGGTTGGATTGTTATACTTGGATTACACATATTTCCGATGAGCGCGAAACGCGCCATGGCGCAAGGCGCCAAAAGGCAAATACAGATTACACCGATGAAAGGCAATTGGGAATCCATCCCTTCGGGACAAGTAATCGGTGTAATCTTTCTAAAATCTGTGTAATCTTGGTATATCAAATGTCAGTTCTTCTCCTTCGTAGGCACTGCTCCATAAATACTTGAGCCATCCACCGCTTCAATGTTCACCGGAATTCCATAACTTGAATTGATAGAGCTTCCGCTGAGTTCCTTAATGTTGATAGGCATTGCTCCATAAATGTAATTGCCACCTACTTCTGCAACATTCACTTTCATGGTTTCAGTGAATTTTACATTGATGGAGCCATCGGGGTTTAACGGAATGGCTGCGAATGCTGCCGTTGATTTTGATGCGTTTGCTTTCGGAAAAAAATCCGTGTTCTGAAACGCAATAAGGATTAATGCTCCTGCAATAATTGTAAGAACAGTTTTTGTGTACACATCTGTTTTCATGGTATTGTTTGTTTAGAAGCCCATCCTAAATCCTTCCCGAAGGGAAGGACTTTTTTGACAGACTATGATTATTTGTTGTTTTATTTTTCTTTTCACCCTTCCCTTTGGGAAGGGAAGGGATGGGCTCTTAAATTCTGATTCCAATAACAAGTATGTCATCCACTTGCTGTTCTGTTCCTGCCCATTCATTCAGACTGTTCTCCAGAATATTCTTCTGGTCACCGAGATTTTCTTTTTGCAACGAAAGCAGAATTTCTTTAAATCGTTTCTTGGTCAGTTTTTTCCCTTTGTCTCCTCCAAACTGATCGGCATAGCCATCGGTAAATAAATAGAAGGTATCGCCCGGCTCAAGGAGCATTTCTTTATTGGTGAATGGTTTGTCTATACCAAGATAAATGCCGATAGGCATTTTGTCGGCTGTAAGTTCTATCAGTTCTCCTTTTCTTATCAGGTATAACGAGTTGTTTGCTCCGGCATAGCAAAGTTTGTGATTTATTTTCTTTCCTACAAGAGATACTTCCAAACTCACGAGCGACATATCCATCCCGTCTTTCTGTTCGCCTGACTGCCCTGTTTGACCTAATGATTTTACGATTCCTTTTTTCATTGAATCGAGAGCGGCAGCCGGATCGGAGAATGATTTTTCAAGCAGCACTTCATTCAAAAGAGAATAGCCGATGAGTGACATGAATGCGCCCGGCACACCGTGACCGGTGCAGTCGCAGGCAGCAATAATAAATTTTCTGTCCTTCTCAGCAAACCAATAAAAATCTCCGGCAACAATATCTTTTGGCTTGTATAATATAAAACTTTCCGGAAATCTGCTTCGCATTATTTCATACTGCGGAAGAATTGCTTCCTGAATTCTTTTGGCGTAATTAATACTGTCAGTGATATTGCGGTTCTTATATTCAATTTCTTCTTTTTGCTTCACCACTTCGGCAGTGCGCTCACGGATGATTCTTTTCAGTCCGTGTGAGAAATAAGTAACAACTCCCCAAATAAATCCTATAGAAGAAAGCACGTATAACACATACGCCCACCAGGTTCTGTACCACGGAGGAAGAATAACAAATTCGTATATAGCTTCACTGCTTTCTTTATTAAAAACATTTTTTGCTTTTACGTGGAAGGAATAAGAACCTTCCGGAAGATTTGTATACACCGCTTTTGTTTCGTGCTTAAAGTTGCTCCATTCTTTGTCAAATCCTTCCAGGAAATATTGAAATTGTTCAGCCCCTTCATTAATAAAATCAAGAGCGGAAAATTCAAAAATGATAGAGTTATTTGCAAACGGCAATTCATATTTCAGCAATTGATTTTGAAGGAGCGAAGTAATCTTTGATGAATCAAAAGATGTTCCGTTAAAGATGGTTGAATCTTTTCCAATGGTTACTTTCCGGATGATGGAAGTGAAGGGCTGGCTTTCATTCACATCTTCATTCGCATCGTACCTGAAAAGTCCGGCAGCGCCTCCAAACCAGGTGATGCCGTTTCCGTCATGAAATATTACATGAATGATTTCATCAGAATAGGTTAAGAAAGGATTGGTAATCCAGTCATAGCCGCCATTTTTATTTTTTTTCAGAAACCCGAATTCAAATTTATTTTTTTCAGTGTAGTAGGTCTCCATCCATATTTTCCCGGATTGATTATCCACTGCCACTCGGTAAACCTGATGGGTGCCATCCGAGAACTGAGAACCAAATGCAGTGTCGGGAGAAAACTTTTCATCTTTCATACTGTAGATTCCCTTCGCAGTAAAAAAAAGAATTTCCCCGTTCACATCTTCTAATTCAACGCTTCCATCCGGTAATCCTGCTGAAGAACTGTATTTAACATAGCGGTAAGATTGCGTGTCATTATTTTTTCTTGCAGCGTGCTGATGATTTTTGAAACTGACCTTTATGGTGCCGTTATCATGTCCGAGCCAAACATTGCCATCCTTGTCCTCGTTGATGGAGCGAACGCTTTCTTTTATTTCCAGAATGCTTCCTTCATCAATCCATTTTGTTCCATTCCAATAAATGGATGCAAAACCATTGTTGAGACCTAAAAAAATTCTTGATGAATCAAAGTTGGAGCAGTGAAGAACCCAGGGTCCGTAAGGAAATAAGGGAGAAATTCTTTTTTGTGCGTCAATGGAATAAATACTTCCGTTGGATGCGGCAAGAAGGGTGGAATAATTGCCGGACTTGAATGAATACAGATCCCAGCACTCTTCATTAATGGAAGGAATTTTTTCAAATGAGGCAG
This Bacteroidota bacterium DNA region includes the following protein-coding sequences:
- a CDS encoding SpoIIE family protein phosphatase, which codes for MTQLLCLLFSFSLFCQQIQTSPLPPLLRGNNTENKFLIGEKGFYPLYNYSTKEYRALPQNWAIIQDKRGVMYFGNNQGILEYDGVSWRMIKVNNESNIRSYAIDDKGKIFLGALGEFGYMSPDSLGNMRYVSLLPHVDKNDLDFSDIWCTQSAKDGIYFQSDNKIFRWDGKNMKVWNAEKSFHRIFYVNGHLFVREREVGLLEIEGDNLTLLKGGETFAEESVYAMIPFPGKIDNGTSSNILLCTKKKGLYILKPSLKNTYEGASFVLESFPTQVDPFLLENLSYHLLKTEVGYSVATVTKGAVIIDAEGNLVSFLNKDIGLQDETIYSQYVDASGNLWLATSNGISRVAIKSPVTHFTDKNGPGGTVQSIIRHNNTLYVTTVQGVYSLNPGNVINGNALSPASFEKIPSINEECWDLYSFKSGNYSTLLAASNGSIYSIDAQKRISPLFPYGPWVLHCSNFDSSRIFLGLNNGFASIYWNGTKWIDEGSILEIKESVRSINEDKDGNVWLGHDNGTIKVSFKNHQHAARKNNDTQSYRYVKYSSSAGLPDGSVELEDVNGEILFFTAKGIYSMKDEKFSPDTAFGSQFSDGTHQVYRVAVDNQSGKIWMETYYTEKNKFEFGFLKKNKNGGYDWITNPFLTYSDEIIHVIFHDGNGITWFGGAAGLFRYDANEDVNESQPFTSIIRKVTIGKDSTIFNGTSFDSSKITSLLQNQLLKYELPFANNSIIFEFSALDFINEGAEQFQYFLEGFDKEWSNFKHETKAVYTNLPEGSYSFHVKAKNVFNKESSEAIYEFVILPPWYRTWWAYVLYVLSSIGFIWGVVTYFSHGLKRIIRERTAEVVKQKEEIEYKNRNITDSINYAKRIQEAILPQYEIMRSRFPESFILYKPKDIVAGDFYWFAEKDRKFIIAACDCTGHGVPGAFMSLIGYSLLNEVLLEKSFSDPAAALDSMKKGIVKSLGQTGQSGEQKDGMDMSLVSLEVSLVGKKINHKLCYAGANNSLYLIRKGELIELTADKMPIGIYLGIDKPFTNKEMLLEPGDTFYLFTDGYADQFGGDKGKKLTKKRFKEILLSLQKENLGDQKNILENSLNEWAGTEQQVDDILVIGIRI